The following proteins are co-located in the Fluviicola sp. genome:
- a CDS encoding serine protease, giving the protein MNKSILIILIILLNAVAFGQNQSYSKIYFVRSRNFFASNAISYIGVENQKKFELPLGGVVEYKIYSEGEISVEADYSGFMKFYCNLNVKRGKEYFVLLDSKQFHQVEEEKVAKFLKVPSSFETREEEIDSREVINVTPKEEKTSSPGQGTCFLVSSEGYFVTNYHCIENAKGITIRGIGNNPLAKHNAVVIASDVSNDLALIKINNPDLKFPDPPFSIRKERLLLAEKYYALGFFGSGLSEKGMNISEGIISSKTGLNNDVSIFLVSQALDPGTSGGPIIDENGNLIGVVYSKINGEWFGIKADYLETFLKNVEGFVLPVYKNELKDMPLPQKVETLKKIVFALEVS; this is encoded by the coding sequence TCGTGAGAAGCAGGAACTTTTTTGCATCTAATGCCATAAGTTATATCGGGGTAGAAAATCAGAAAAAATTCGAACTTCCTTTAGGTGGAGTTGTTGAATATAAGATTTACTCCGAAGGAGAGATTTCAGTAGAAGCTGATTATTCCGGATTCATGAAATTTTATTGTAATTTAAATGTAAAAAGAGGAAAGGAATATTTTGTATTACTGGATTCGAAACAATTCCACCAGGTAGAAGAAGAAAAGGTCGCTAAATTTTTAAAAGTTCCTTCCAGCTTTGAAACAAGAGAAGAGGAAATTGATTCCAGGGAGGTTATTAATGTAACACCAAAAGAAGAAAAGACATCATCACCGGGGCAAGGAACATGTTTCCTGGTGAGTTCTGAAGGATATTTCGTTACAAATTATCACTGTATTGAAAATGCAAAGGGCATTACGATCAGAGGTATTGGCAATAATCCTTTAGCAAAGCACAATGCTGTGGTAATCGCATCTGATGTTTCCAATGATCTGGCTTTAATAAAGATAAACAATCCTGATCTGAAATTTCCGGACCCCCCTTTTTCAATTCGGAAAGAAAGATTGTTACTGGCCGAAAAATATTATGCATTGGGATTCTTCGGATCGGGCTTGTCAGAGAAAGGAATGAATATTTCCGAGGGAATCATCAGTTCAAAAACAGGATTGAATAACGATGTGAGTATATTTTTAGTTTCCCAGGCATTAGATCCCGGAACCAGTGGTGGACCGATTATAGATGAAAATGGTAATTTGATTGGTGTTGTTTATTCAAAAATAAACGGAGAATGGTTTGGAATTAAAGCAGATTATTTAGAAACTTTTTTAAAGAATGTGGAAGGGTTCGTATTACCTGTCTATAAGAATGAATTAAAGGACATGCCATTGCCACAAAAGGTTGAGACTTTGAAAAAGATAGTTTTTGCTTTGGAAGTAAGCTAA